The Xanthomonas sontii genome contains a region encoding:
- a CDS encoding colicin immunity domain-containing protein produces the protein MSTLLFDVAKSFALGRMDARVFSEAYMEIWKIERDRGVLREDAASLSECLSSIFCFADMYSEDADARQYFELDEAGLLSKVCDEINRFEKANV, from the coding sequence ATGAGTACTCTTCTTTTTGATGTCGCAAAATCTTTTGCGCTAGGTCGAATGGATGCGCGCGTTTTTTCTGAGGCTTATATGGAGATTTGGAAAATAGAGCGCGACAGAGGAGTTTTACGGGAAGATGCGGCTTCGTTAAGTGAGTGTTTGTCTAGTATTTTTTGTTTCGCTGATATGTATAGTGAAGATGCCGACGCAAGGCAATATTTCGAATTGGATGAGGCGGGGTTACTTAGCAAAGTATGCGATGAAATAAATAGGTTTGAAAAAGCCAATGTCTGA
- a CDS encoding YceH family protein — MTDTAAVPVLSAIEARALGCLIEKEATTPDAYPLTVNATVVAANQKTSREPVMSLSPGDVQHALRQLEGRGLVRQQFSSRAERYEHRLASALDLTQQQVALLGLLLLRGPQTVNELLTRAERMARFADADDVRHQLERLAQRQLAVQLPRASGQREDRYMHLLAGPVDAEALAATFKARPTASGNDELEGRVQALEAQVAELREIVAQLQAQLAHE, encoded by the coding sequence ATGACCGACACCGCCGCCGTTCCCGTTCTCTCCGCCATCGAAGCCCGCGCCCTCGGCTGCCTGATCGAGAAAGAGGCGACCACGCCGGATGCGTATCCGCTCACGGTCAATGCGACGGTGGTGGCGGCCAATCAGAAGACCTCGCGCGAGCCGGTGATGTCGTTGAGTCCGGGCGATGTCCAGCATGCGCTGCGGCAACTGGAGGGGCGCGGGTTGGTGCGGCAGCAGTTCTCTTCGCGCGCCGAGCGCTATGAGCATCGGTTGGCGTCGGCGCTGGATCTGACCCAGCAACAGGTGGCCTTGCTCGGCCTGCTGCTGTTGCGCGGCCCGCAGACGGTCAATGAGTTGCTGACGCGCGCCGAGCGCATGGCGCGCTTCGCCGATGCGGACGATGTCCGCCATCAGTTGGAACGGCTGGCGCAGCGTCAGTTGGCGGTGCAGTTGCCGCGTGCCAGCGGGCAGCGCGAGGACCGTTACATGCACTTGCTCGCTGGTCCGGTGGATGCGGAGGCGCTGGCGGCCACGTTCAAGGCGCGGCCGACCGCCTCGGGCAACGATGAGTTGGAAGGGCGGGTGCAGGCGTTGGAGGCCCAGGTGGCGGAGCTGCGCGAGATCGTGGCGCAGTTGCAGGCGCAGCTCGCGCACGAGTGA